One window of Calorimonas adulescens genomic DNA carries:
- a CDS encoding threonine/serine ThrE exporter family protein: MENERALNLAIMAAQILLKNGAETNRIETTADMILSSLGYISHTFVTPTTIIISIEDESGKLETAIRRVHSRIIDLSKVDMVNSFSRDFCMGKISLDDGIEYLSEIDRKPRYRPLYRVLGGCLGASMSMLIFGGTWADFLPTFVTVFITLSLLYNIERYEFSVFLTNLLGSIIISLFALSFTYLGFGQNLNKIIIGSIMPLVPGVAITNGARDFMSGDLISGTARTAEAVMNAAAIAVGVGVTLQVWFYLRGI, translated from the coding sequence ATGGAAAATGAAAGGGCTTTAAACCTTGCCATTATGGCAGCACAAATCCTTTTAAAAAACGGAGCAGAGACAAACCGTATAGAGACTACGGCAGACATGATACTATCAAGCCTCGGGTACATATCCCATACCTTTGTTACCCCTACTACCATAATAATATCCATAGAGGACGAAAGCGGAAAACTGGAGACGGCCATAAGGAGGGTTCATTCCCGCATTATAGACCTTTCCAAGGTGGATATGGTAAACAGCTTTTCCAGGGATTTTTGTATGGGTAAAATCAGCTTGGATGATGGTATTGAATACTTAAGTGAGATCGATAGAAAGCCGCGATACAGGCCTCTCTACCGTGTATTGGGCGGCTGTCTTGGCGCATCCATGTCCATGCTCATATTTGGAGGGACATGGGCGGACTTCCTGCCTACATTTGTAACGGTCTTCATAACCTTAAGTCTACTGTATAACATTGAGAGATATGAGTTTTCCGTATTTCTTACCAATTTACTTGGGAGTATAATAATAAGTCTGTTTGCCCTATCATTTACATATCTGGGTTTTGGCCAGAATCTAAATAAGATAATCATCGGTTCTATAATGCCTCTTGTGCCCGGTGTTGCCATAACCAACGGGGCAAGGGACTTCATGTCAGGCGACCTGATATCTGGTACCGCCAGGACGGCAGAGGCTGTGATGAACGCTGCGGCTATAGCTGTCGGCGTAGGTGTTACGCTGCAGGTATGGTTTTATCTGAGGGGGATATAA
- a CDS encoding threonine/serine exporter family protein yields the protein MLNVIYMFFSVIGFGIIFNLPMKMLPLAALSAAVGQAGYTIIMDRFQSPVAATVLSAIIIGLLGEVMARTFKKPATLFVIPGILPLVPGAYIYQTMLYLVQDNIKLAIEYGLLTGFVSLGIAASLMAVTTFWNLIFNKK from the coding sequence ATGTTAAATGTGATATATATGTTCTTTTCTGTAATAGGTTTTGGGATAATATTTAACCTGCCAATGAAGATGTTGCCTCTGGCTGCCCTGAGCGCAGCTGTGGGCCAGGCCGGTTATACCATCATAATGGACCGTTTTCAGTCTCCTGTCGCAGCCACGGTGCTATCAGCCATTATCATAGGGCTGCTTGGAGAGGTCATGGCCAGGACGTTCAAGAAGCCAGCCACCCTCTTTGTAATACCAGGTATACTGCCTCTGGTGCCGGGAGCATATATTTATCAGACAATGCTCTATCTGGTGCAGGATAATATAAAGTTGGCCATAGAATATGGGCTTTTAACAGGCTTTGTGTCGCTCGGCATAGCAGCCAGCCTTATGGCTGTAACTACATTCTGGAATCTAATTTTTAATAAAAAATGA